The segment TTGATGATTTCATTGTTTTGGTTAAGCGTTGATTTATTGGGAGTAATAGGAACAACAGGAGTAATAACTGTAGTGTTTGTAGTAACAACAACAGCTGCAGCAGTATCATCCTGACATTGATTAATATTGACGGTTgaatttttagtatttgttttgtttagggCCGCTGGTCGACAGTCTAAAGTCTTTGAACGCATATTTCGTCGGGCggcagttaaatatttaaattcagcAATTGACTCCTTCGGAGCATTGACATCATCAGTAGTTTTTACTTGATTCAAAGGTTGTGCTTGTTGTTGGCTTTTAATCTGCAGCATTTCTTGAGCCTTTTCAGCTTCTTCATTGTCGAGACTTGCTTTAACAGCATTTATAACAGAATTAATTGCATCATCTATATGATTTATAACTTCTTCATCCATGCGAAGAGTGTTTTTGTTCTTTGTCGTTGATTCCTTTTTAGTGGTGTTACTTATAAAATCTTTGGCATTATTGGTCTTAGATGTAGTTGTGGTTGCGATTGAATTAAACGTTAAACCCTCAACGTTATTTATAGCTGGAGGCGGAACCATAGCATTTATATTTGCCTGTGGcttatttcgttttttattgGCCACCTTAGTGGGCTGCGGAATAGAAGGAGTGGTATTGATAATAATAGCAGGTGGTGGTGCAGGTTCATTCGTGACAACGGCAACTTGTTGACCTGCTACCGGATTACGAACTTGGGGTATTCTCAGTAGATCTAAATTCGAATAGAAtggcttatttaacaaagcttCTGGTGTTAGAGGCGGTATACCTAAGATTGGTGACTCACTTGGTACACCGAGAGTTGGTTGTGGTGGTAATAATAGAGAAGCCATCTCTATGTGTCTTGGTGGAAAAGGGACAGTGGCAAGAGTTTTTTCAGGGCGTGGTTTTTTAGATAGATCTAATGGTTCCATTTCATCAAAGATAGCAAAATTACGTACTTCGAAGCCACAAATAGTTTGACGACGTGCAGGTATACCACTTATTCGTTGAACACCTGTACAAGACAAGTCTTGGCTTTGTTTCTGCACATTTTTAGAAGAATTGGACAAATTTAAAGGCTCTGCAACTGCATTAGTTGCATTGAAATTCTGCATAGTTATTTGAAGTCCCGGCGGCGCTAAGAGGTGGGCAGGTACAGTTGTCATAATAGGATTCACTGGAGTTGGAATAATATTTCCACCAGCCACAGTGACAGTAGTGGATATTGAAGCGTTTGATGTTTGGggaacattttctattgaaataggTACTGGAACCTGAACAGGCAAATTTGTTAATGGTAAGCCTATCGGTGTAATATGAGTTGCTGCTATCGGTTGTCTAACATTATCCATAGGTATAAAAAGTGGCATCTTCGGCAATATTCCTGATACAGTCGGAGGCATAACCGGTGGAGGCATTGAAGCGACTACTGTTGTAGGAATTAGATTTGTTGGCCTTTTGTTTTCAACTTGTGCGAATACAATTTCTGGGAGATTTTTAACTGATGTCGTTGTTATACTCTGTTGTGTTGAAGAAATTTGTTGAGACACAAATGTCTTCGGCAATAAAATTTCTCTTGGTACAGAAGTAATCTCAATTGGAGTTATTATTTTAGGATTGTCAAGGggtttattcataaaatttgtcATAACAGGAGGTAGAGGGCTACTTTCAGACACATCTGTCTTTATAATGCGCCTGGACATAGCTTTTCGTTTAGGAGTCTTTTTAGGAGAAGTCTTTTCATTATCGGTGTCATCAGCAAGTTTTGGCATAGCAAATATTGGTTGATGTTGTATTGGTATAGGTGGAACTGCAGGTGGAGTAAAGATTTTAAAAGGCTGTGACATATCACTAGCGGATTTTTTCTCCTGTATTGGTCGAATTACAGTATTCTGTtcagttttaagtttttcttctaaCTTTCCAGTTAACATCGCAATGCAATCACTGATACGTTTACTCCTCTTGACATTTTTACTATTTGTTTGAGTGTTACGTTCAGAGTCAGACATTCCAATTATATTAGTCACTGTTGTATTACTTGCAGCTTTTGTCTGGTCTTGAATTTCCAGTGGAACTTTTTCCTGTAACGTTGTTATATTTCTGACATTTATAACTGACTCGGATATTTTCTTTGTAGAGGTTTCAATgggatctgaaatttttttcaatttttcatctTGAGACAACAattgttctttattttgttttaaattgtcaGAAATTAACAGATCACTagaattttgcaatatttgatCATTAGTTTCAACTTCTGTAGTTTGAACGGACTCAATAGTCTCGCTTAACGTACAATCTTTTACGTTTTCATTCTCTGTTTTTATGCTACAATTATCCACTACATCTGAACTCTCTTctagtttgtttttcaatttttcatcaTTGGTTGGTGGATTTTCATTTGTTAACTTCTTTTCAACGCTTTTGTTTACTGTTGCTTTAATAGctttcttatttttgttatttctatttttaacaactttagtTTTTATAGTGGAAGCAGTTGACCTTGTTGCCATTTTCTTAGGTTTTTTTAGTTGAGATTtggttttagataaaattttagctGCCTGAGACATTTGACGTACTCGAGTCTTTCTTAGACTattgtaaattttgtgtttagCTAATAGTTTAGGTTTAATGTTTTTGATGGATTTCTTAGTCTTACTCAGAGTAGGAAATATTTTCTTGCATATACGTTTCGGAGGTaaattttccaacatttttttaatggattCAGCTAAAATGaaacgtttttaaaattaatatgttattttcaatcaaaaacaaatgaataataatttaaaaaataaaataaaaacattttcactcTTTAACACCTTAAAATTATTAGCTTTTTTACGCCTTTTTTTGGTGTGTTGTTGTACATAACTTTCTAGAAACAGTTAATCTTGgaaacattttatatgtttCATGCTGGAATAACTACATTAACGTAttccgtattcataaagatttttttattaacttaccATCACTTGGTCGAGAACGAGGTGATGATTTGGTTTTTGTATAATTCGATGATGATACCGCACCTTCCTCGGTAGTATTATCATTTGAAATAGAAAGTGGTTTAACTGCAGTTTTGCTCTTATTTTTTCTCAATTCCAAAATACTGTGCTTATTACAAGGTCGCCGTTTTTTAGATCCGCAATAGTAACGGTATTTTCGTTTCTTCGCTAGTGACCATATATAGTCACCAGAACAATCGAGCATATGACGATAAAGATCGAGAACACCATTACATTTGCGACCACATTTAGAGCAACCGGATCCACTGATGTTGCTATTATTATTGCCACCGCTACTAGTAGCATTTACTATTGGCAACGACCGTGAACTAGTTGCATTTTTCAATTGTCTCTTAAGTCcagttgatgatgatgatgagctGCACGACTGAATACTGTGAGTTGGCGAGACAACTGTTCCATCTTCAACCAGTTGTAAGGCAGCTGTGGTTGACAATTTTGAATCAATGTCACAGTCTTCAGTACAACTGCTGCTATTCTTTAGACTTGGCGAATTTGTTGCACAACTGTGAAGCACTGATTGCAAACTGTCGGAGGACTCCTCGTTATTGGTAATTTCACGAATAAGTGTTTCATTTTTATGCCAAAACAATCGACGAGCAGCACCACTGTATATCAAGCTGTTGTCGCTATCGTTTCCATAACGACTGAGAGCTTTTTTCGGTATAAATAAATGTCGCAAAAGATTTCCATTTAATAATTCGCGACCAACAACCTCGTAATGAGTCGATAGGATCTGAGAGTGACGAAACATTTTGTGTTCTTCTAAGGATTTCAATTTTTCAAACTTTGCTCCGCAACAAATGCAGAGATAGCATCGAGGTCTTGCCCATTCTCCGCTTAGCACCAATTTTGTGCGAGTATTTTGAGTGTCATAATTTGGTAGAAGATTAAGCATAGACAGAAAGCTTTCATCTGCAAAAGTTTGTGCCATAAAATTCTCCCCGCAGTCTTCACTTGCTATTTGTGTAGGAGCTATTCCAAATTCATCATTCTCTAATTTGATGATGGCCTGTTCGTTTTGCTCAAGTATAATATGTGGCAGTAGACGCATGTCTAATATAAAGTTTAGTTGATCGTTAAGTCGCTGTTTTTCCTCTCGCGATGAATCGGCTGAAGTGTCTGCAGCAGTTGCGACATGATGCCAGTGATTATCTTCATGAGTTTGGTTAACTTTTTGCTGTTGCAATAACTCGTGCTTTTGACGCATGGTCAATTGGGTCCACATATCTAGTTTAGAAAGATCGCGCAATCCCAGCATGGGATGTTtcattttcttaacaatttttcctCCCTCGTTTATaagcttaaattttttaacactatCCCACTTCCATTTCCACGAGTTCTTAGTATGTGGTCGACGAATCTTGGCAGAACTTGCATCGCCACCAAATTGTTCGGCAGTCAATAGCGTAGGAAATGCTGTGATAGCAGCAAGACTTGTTGCTGCATGAATTTCACTATCCATTGTCGTAACAACAATTGGGCTTTTGACTAGTGTACTTCGTATTTGAGGTTGATGGGCGTGACGCATCAGAGATGTATCTAGTTCTTGGATCGAGTTACCCATAATTTTTCCATCTAAATGGAAGAGTAAATTGTTACGTACATTCGAAACCACTTCTTTGTAAAAGTTGTCGTCAAATACACACGACAATATATCATTTCGTGTGGGAACACGAAAAACAACGTCTGCAGTCGTATCGCCGGAAAATCCACCAATGGATTTTATTGATTTGCCGCGTAATTTAGGAGAACAGGTGGTGGAGGAGGTGGAAGAGGCAGATATGGAGGTAGTTTGGCCAAATGCAAAATTATTTGATGATGTGTGATTCTGTTCGGACTTGAGGAGCATTTCCGGAAGTAATTTTTCCCTTCGCAATCGAACACCTTTACGGTTGTTCGGTAGACGATTTTGAGTCAATCCCAAACGGGATAAAATTGGCTCTTCCGCGCCAATTACAGATGTATTCGGTGCTATGGCAGTGCTACACTGAGACGTCGAACTAACTGTACCAACGCTATTTCCACTGACATTCATGCAactatttaatgatttttgagATCGCTGCTGTCGTTTTAATGACAACTTGCTTCTTTCTCCGATAGTTAACTTGTCTATGGAAACTAAAGAATCAGTATCATTGTCCTTGGATTTACTGCTGCTTTCATCGAAAGCAAATGGTAATGTTTTATGAACTACTTCCATGTGCTTGGATAATTTAGATATATTTTGAAATCGTATAACACACGTTTTGCAACCAAAATATTTATCTGTATGGCAGTCGGTTAAATGAAGAAACAAAGAACTTAATTCCGTTGCTGGTAATATAACTGGTTGCAACGGCCCTTTGGTTTTCTGGCAAAAGTTGCAACCTGGAAAATGTTGTGACCTAATGGCTGACTTGCGTTTTCGCGAAGTTGAATTCGATTGTTGTTGCAACTGAGCATTTCGGCCACTGCATCGGCGGTCCTGTTGCAAGCAATGAAATTTGTCGACGtgttttaattgcattttatgAGATGAAAACTTCCTATCACAGTATAAACAAAGATTCTTAATATTCGACGCAGATTGTTTTGATATGTTGGCATCTTCCTCTTCATCATCGTCGTTATCCAACGTTTCCTCTATCATTATTTCATCAGATTCcttttcattttctattttcgctttatttaaattaagcttCTGTATAATCTCATTGATACGATCTAAAGGCAAACTGCAGACAAGTGTTCCCTTACAAATTGGAGATTGTTGTCTgtagtcatcatcatcatcattttcgTTATCATTGTTattatcttcatcatcatcatcgtcgtcatctTCACCAACTCCTCCAGTATTTTTATTCTTCGCCAGTTTATCAGAGGTATCAGAACACTTTTCTACTTCGTCTGACTCAATTTTAATATCATCAATTAAGTTTTCTTCATTGTTATTGACTTGTGTCGAAAATTTCGATTCCTTTTGTGTTAATATGCGTTTTGTGGATATCGATGTGGGATTTGAAGCTTTACGacgattgtttttttcttctaaaagtTTTAAACCATCTGAACAACTTCGAAGACCAAAACGAgacatttttatagatttttttcacgTAAATTTTTTGGCGGATGTTGTTATTACAGAAGAGAGAAATCtaaaaagagaataaatatattatttttatatcacataattattacaaaaaagaagtactttactaataataatataacattAGCGGAATAAAGTCTTTATAGAATATAAgacttttcgattttattataaacaattgtaGCATAATTGCCGCAGTTTACAAGGCCACgtcaaaatatatgaaatatgtacatacatatatactgatctataataGTACACACATGATCAGCAATATTCTCGGTTCTAATTTTATATATCCTTCTTGTATGTCTGAAAGAAATTATAGGCTACTTTTTGTTGCGAAATTTCAAGTAGGTGATATGCAtcatacaaattatatattcaaacagaaacattcatgtgaacatttggaAACATAATTGACGGTCTAGCTCTTCGACTGTGACCGATAGTGCTTTCATTGGGAAAAATTTTCGGTtcatacagctgtcgctgggttggcAATTTTTGCCTGCAGGGGGGTTTTGCATCCctcatataaagaaaatatgaaatttttgtaaataggaAGCTGTTAAAGCTAGAATACCCAAACTTatgtgaattaaatacaaaaattagtatATTTGGGAAACTATTAGATTATTAGAATTCTAAGTTATATTACCTGCAGTAGTTgtcatatctcccatatgaaCTAAATACATAAAACGTATATCTGGGAAATTATTACaactaaaatcataaaaaaacgtaaagtgtgtttttatttatattgttcttAGGACAGCAAAGCACACTGAGTATTGCCAATTCCatataaaattatactaaactatgattaaaaaattataattaattccaCTTTAAgcttaataaacatatttgttttgaCAGTGTTGTTGCAGAATCCAAGTCAGAATTGTTATTTATCAGAATTAAAAACTGATTCTGATTTAAgttaattgatgtcatactttacaaacgacatcttaatcacatcaaAAAcgcgattatatatttttttgatcatataaaccaaatatttctcTTCAAATGAATACCAAGTTAAAAGGGGAAAGGGTTGTAGATAAGTCACTGCAAATACCATATTCTACACACACCAAAAATTATAAGCACGGAaaccaaaaatatgctctaaacaTTTATAAcgtaaatgtaataaaataatcaatattcattcattttaaaatatgcactaaaaaattataatatgctctgaaaattggaaaatatgACTTAAATATGCTGCTAAAGTTAACGCtaggaaaaaaactgttatactcttTCATCGTACTTTTTTATACTCTATGTGAAATGTATAGGTaggatttgattttaaaaaaaaaattataaaagttataatcCTACTgtacactgaaagaaaattcCTTTGGAATTACATACAGGAAACTGAGTGTATACATTGTGGTCTAAGTGTGTTTTTTCGGAATATATGTAGTATATATCTTAAattcaacctaacctaacccaATAATATCGTaaggattaaaaataaaataatgttatccTAACTTATAATTAATTAGCCCAGCAAAAAGCACTTCTTGAATAATAGTactaataaacttaattttatccGACTTCCTAAATTTAACCtataatgtatttaaaacatttaaaataaaatcagatTGTTACTTTTATCAAAAGGGATTTATGTGTAAAGAGCCAAATAGACTACAAAAGCGGCttattttacgtttgtgcaagcctgttTTCTAGTGTATGCAGTGTTTGTGCAGTTtgtacaaaaatcaaaatttttgattttttttgaaaacatattgaatttttgtaatttttttcaaaatttacatttttaaaaaattgacatATGTGCCTTTGCAAGTCCATAAAAACGCGAAAAAATCGGTGTTTGCACTGTTTGTGTGGTGTGTGTAAAAGCATCTAACCAAGACAAATACGGATGCAAGTTTTTACAATAAGTCCTTATATTTgccctaaaaatatttaaaataccttCCAAATTATATACGAAACAAATAGCTCGAACCAATGAAACAACCTTTTCGAATCATCAAATTTGTactgtttcttttatttttaattcttgcATAAACACATAATCTCTAAAAAAAATGCTAAcgttaaaatcattaaaatcgaACCACTTTGTCATTACTTGCACATTTGATTGATTTTTGCTGGATAAGTCC is part of the Lucilia cuprina isolate Lc7/37 chromosome 3, ASM2204524v1, whole genome shotgun sequence genome and harbors:
- the LOC111681440 gene encoding uncharacterized protein LOC111681440 gives rise to the protein MSRFGLRSCSDGLKLLEEKNNRRKASNPTSISTKRILTQKESKFSTQVNNNEENLIDDIKIESDEVEKCSDTSDKLAKNKNTGGVGEDDDDDDDEDNNNDNENDDDDDYRQQSPICKGTLVCSLPLDRINEIIQKLNLNKAKIENEKESDEIMIEETLDNDDDEEEDANISKQSASNIKNLCLYCDRKFSSHKMQLKHVDKFHCLQQDRRCSGRNAQLQQQSNSTSRKRKSAIRSQHFPGCNFCQKTKGPLQPVILPATELSSLFLHLTDCHTDKYFGCKTCVIRFQNISKLSKHMEVVHKTLPFAFDESSSKSKDNDTDSLVSIDKLTIGERSKLSLKRQQRSQKSLNSCMNVSGNSVGTVSSTSQCSTAIAPNTSVIGAEEPILSRLGLTQNRLPNNRKGVRLRREKLLPEMLLKSEQNHTSSNNFAFGQTTSISASSTSSTTCSPKLRGKSIKSIGGFSGDTTADVVFRVPTRNDILSCVFDDNFYKEVVSNVRNNLLFHLDGKIMGNSIQELDTSLMRHAHQPQIRSTLVKSPIVVTTMDSEIHAATSLAAITAFPTLLTAEQFGGDASSAKIRRPHTKNSWKWKWDSVKKFKLINEGGKIVKKMKHPMLGLRDLSKLDMWTQLTMRQKHELLQQQKVNQTHEDNHWHHVATAADTSADSSREEKQRLNDQLNFILDMRLLPHIILEQNEQAIIKLENDEFGIAPTQIASEDCGENFMAQTFADESFLSMLNLLPNYDTQNTRTKLVLSGEWARPRCYLCICCGAKFEKLKSLEEHKMFRHSQILSTHYEVVGRELLNGNLLRHLFIPKKALSRYGNDSDNSLIYSGAARRLFWHKNETLIREITNNEESSDSLQSVLHSCATNSPSLKNSSSCTEDCDIDSKLSTTAALQLVEDGTVVSPTHSIQSCSSSSSSTGLKRQLKNATSSRSLPIVNATSSGGNNNSNISGSGCSKCGRKCNGVLDLYRHMLDCSGDYIWSLAKKRKYRYYCGSKKRRPCNKHSILELRKNKSKTAVKPLSISNDNTTEEGAVSSSNYTKTKSSPRSRPSDAESIKKMLENLPPKRICKKIFPTLSKTKKSIKNIKPKLLAKHKIYNSLRKTRVRQMSQAAKILSKTKSQLKKPKKMATRSTASTIKTKVVKNRNNKNKKAIKATVNKSVEKKLTNENPPTNDEKLKNKLEESSDVVDNCSIKTENENVKDCTLSETIESVQTTEVETNDQILQNSSDLLISDNLKQNKEQLLSQDEKLKKISDPIETSTKKISESVINVRNITTLQEKVPLEIQDQTKAASNTTVTNIIGMSDSERNTQTNSKNVKRSKRISDCIAMLTGKLEEKLKTEQNTVIRPIQEKKSASDMSQPFKIFTPPAVPPIPIQHQPIFAMPKLADDTDNEKTSPKKTPKRKAMSRRIIKTDVSESSPLPPVMTNFMNKPLDNPKIITPIEITSVPREILLPKTFVSQQISSTQQSITTTSVKNLPEIVFAQVENKRPTNLIPTTVVASMPPPVMPPTVSGILPKMPLFIPMDNVRQPIAATHITPIGLPLTNLPVQVPVPISIENVPQTSNASISTTVTVAGGNIIPTPVNPIMTTVPAHLLAPPGLQITMQNFNATNAVAEPLNLSNSSKNVQKQSQDLSCTGVQRISGIPARRQTICGFEVRNFAIFDEMEPLDLSKKPRPEKTLATVPFPPRHIEMASLLLPPQPTLGVPSESPILGIPPLTPEALLNKPFYSNLDLLRIPQVRNPVAGQQVAVVTNEPAPPPAIIINTTPSIPQPTKVANKKRNKPQANINAMVPPPAINNVEGLTFNSIATTTTSKTNNAKDFISNTTKKESTTKNKNTLRMDEEVINHIDDAINSVINAVKASLDNEEAEKAQEMLQIKSQQQAQPLNQVKTTDDVNAPKESIAEFKYLTAARRNMRSKTLDCRPAALNKTNTKNSTVNINQCQDDTAAAVVVTTNTTVITPVVPITPNKSTLNQNNEIIKCLDNKIQINDCMLPVKRSENIKDNIETTKNEVQVQKALDLESKIVDKPSNENLNNRNKTLAEETQSVKIVENPIKEIVIETPKTSLECIAITAMPAIGQVEDSANKNIVNSLTTNTNTTINLDLEQMSNNNNTSSGFHSSAQSDQQTSVMSTTTSAVSVAATATGSDTKKKQRRRRKNELAAIVADQLLESFKLDKARRDNLKKLENLAYEKSEDLLLTGMLLMSSTKRNVASSSSNNINASTENIESSVTIKRAGKSQRNNQSIEGQKQNEVSPIENKSVVESSAVNEKSLENDKDPLEVSDAVDGKKNNKRRPYRRRGKTLDNENISKLKSSLESFSIDIERQLNEYEAKNVNVFKSVSSNESAKQSGNSKNQNSTNVNKPSIVLRPSILSVTLESGGNQEIPQTPTKIVANDSNKTVVSSRDPRLNKNIHKEGEKNNEVATCTSAAKETVLSQKNNTGPEDIGDLDEDNYLTEIAKNVNEKIMSTENEEFAFKDDGFEMVNDMGMDDSNSKFSRPPTSMSVRSAPNFNDDRSNFGSICDENTNTEVMDMDLDDEMSVYTSYSQDLGRGRGRRRRRRRSILLTRKPKKRASSRDMSAEKIECILCKKVFYSANSLSKHNMTLAHVSKVSEQEYLLSKSHSNIQNLTNSEELQTYGTLGPYARRSTRRSTISEPPMLSRCESNPSPLPAINSTVVPPLQKAQSPQASLTIKSTTTAQTNATEINISVQDDLKQTEALVDTPKSTKTLQKPTTKEQIPENEYDANISVNTAYNGNSRLNLNPDERLFFECCNILKSAETPRISNAVSTGEECNINANYSYAYNHQEKSTQPSINVNRPSGNNLTIEPSSMRTSNIPANHHQLAPLQLPNNNLHAISHQPMMDQQQTLFRDPQMINQPSCYSKPPVHDNRNARSPTYSAISHLSAVTNTTSRFKTKAAMKGYENVNIDLNQQQESKSRTICKLTELAEIALGNEEKPNSHSFSPIQSTLTPPEMSSHIIHSHQAPKANIDSAMRPKGMDTPEYVTTLVTENIRECNAQLPTRSERTKNNETRSSTSSKTIMHSSIIKAAVEEHQKAQTSNKIIIPDRPFKNIGLEEKETITFQKPKTPAVNLLTEDNNSVSTGSFSDRDDYDFGSLSCDDEVSVRESNDKNQKNNTTESSSESSRATAKTFENKSLIMGRIFKNASTKAAIKTTAVNTVKVKSVGVQKDQTPVPKADLNQLFDELRGNSRVDDIVSDRHCTTSAVEINPAAGVPNGGSSRVNHKQYQQQRENLKSVIPAASPPAVVSSTTATPPANARKPKAKVTRAKSTGGAKTRKDISKLQTELGMSPDEIKKLIDEGQRKSKRRCATNRPKKLVEMWSSDEYEEFLSTKDIIALIEEKEQQEKRKKRKNSVNVSSNTSEVAKEKENPDVTSSTKEPKRRNTRRMSMAVERPENVLLDRDEILPSKNAKAKKAVNKKEEPVSTTANTTNASELAVSQKIEKSVPEKGKGKKAKATDIIENSTVLPTTSDKSNVSRKKRSNNSVNKSKSKPTPKAKPAPVVKDSSRTKNKKRQFEDEEESNEDISVNVDVDDDDDDDDDFLISELKNKQNKTRGGKVKNTKAVASVSAAILTTTTTASAKSSTQESSAKKRGSNNNNTNCNNSNIAAGTSSNAKNQQQNQPTGKPKRKNQSNQSPPRRKRLATEKLYYWSSSSDEDFGRINNNKINHQPPENYENATGEQYQKHGWIVGDSHKKLVTLLAIAKGNKKVDSNSGVKKNIGKKRN